A window from Gottschalkiaceae bacterium SANA encodes these proteins:
- the thrC gene encoding threonine synthase, which translates to MRYESTRNNTIQMTAAEAILQGIAPDRGLYVPVEFPKLDVDSWTGLSYEETAYKVLSPFLAEFSEETLRKMIHKAYGHGFEVEEITPLRGIGSMKHLELFHGRTAAFKDMALSILPHLMKGSEDVLMAKEKIMILTATSGDTGKAALEGFAYAEGTSIVVFYPKDGVSEVQKRQMTSQKGYNTFVYGVDGNFDDVQTRVKEIFVDDDVRRTLKDRGIRLSSANSINIGRLLPQIAYYYQAYRMMVDQGEIQTGDQVNFAVPTGNFGNILAGFYAKQMGLPIGRLICASNENKILYDFFKTGIYDGNREFFRTSSPSMDILISSNLERLLYEACGRDPEVVAKMMEAFQEKRVFEATEDMKATFADFYGGYCTEEETAQTIARVYKESNELIDPHTAVARKVAEDYQREINDFRPMVVVSTASPYKFSRAVYTAIFGESDEHDFELLSQLARKTNCPVPYSLKDIASRVEIHSKSCAIDEMLAFIFASC; encoded by the coding sequence TGCAGGGTATTGCACCGGATCGCGGTCTCTATGTACCGGTAGAATTTCCTAAGTTGGATGTAGATTCTTGGACCGGACTTTCTTATGAAGAAACAGCATATAAAGTATTGTCTCCATTTTTAGCGGAGTTTTCTGAAGAGACATTAAGGAAGATGATTCACAAGGCCTACGGACATGGATTCGAGGTGGAGGAAATTACCCCGCTTCGTGGAATCGGGAGCATGAAGCACCTGGAACTCTTCCATGGTAGAACGGCTGCGTTTAAGGATATGGCATTATCGATCCTCCCTCATTTAATGAAGGGGTCGGAAGATGTGTTAATGGCAAAAGAAAAAATCATGATTTTAACTGCAACATCGGGTGATACCGGTAAAGCGGCATTGGAAGGATTCGCCTACGCGGAGGGAACATCCATCGTAGTCTTCTATCCAAAAGATGGTGTCAGCGAGGTGCAGAAGCGTCAGATGACCAGCCAGAAGGGATACAATACCTTCGTTTATGGCGTTGACGGAAACTTTGACGATGTGCAGACTCGGGTGAAAGAAATTTTTGTTGATGACGATGTGCGCAGAACATTAAAAGATAGAGGCATTCGCCTTTCTTCGGCAAACTCAATTAACATTGGTAGATTGTTGCCGCAAATTGCCTACTATTATCAAGCCTATCGAATGATGGTAGATCAGGGCGAGATTCAAACTGGAGATCAGGTGAATTTTGCCGTGCCGACAGGAAACTTCGGGAATATTCTAGCGGGATTCTATGCCAAGCAAATGGGCTTGCCCATTGGTCGTCTAATCTGCGCTTCTAATGAAAATAAAATTTTGTACGATTTCTTTAAAACTGGTATTTATGATGGCAACCGCGAATTTTTCCGCACTAGTTCGCCTTCTATGGACATCTTGATTTCCAGTAACCTGGAACGTCTTTTGTATGAAGCATGTGGACGGGACCCAGAAGTTGTTGCAAAGATGATGGAAGCCTTCCAGGAAAAACGTGTCTTTGAAGCAACTGAAGATATGAAAGCAACCTTCGCCGATTTTTATGGTGGATACTGCACGGAAGAAGAAACGGCTCAAACCATTGCGCGTGTCTATAAAGAAAGCAATGAGTTGATTGATCCTCATACGGCAGTTGCACGGAAAGTAGCGGAGGATTATCAGCGGGAAATTAATGATTTTCGTCCTATGGTTGTGGTTTCTACCGCAAGCCCTTATAAGTTCTCTCGCGCAGTTTACACAGCGATCTTCGGTGAATCGGACGAACATGACTTTGAATTATTGAGTCAGTTGGCGAGGAAGACAAATTGTCCGGTCCCTTATTCTTTGAAGGATATTGCTTCACGCGTAGAGATCCACAGCAAATCCTGCGCGATTGATGAGATGCTTGCCTTTATTTTTGCATCTTGTTAG
- a CDS encoding RidA family protein, which translates to MGKELPYSKTLMNNSIGFVSGQLAIDSEDELVGNDISSQTKAALNNLFAAVEQMGAAKSDIMFVNVYLQDIVSDFEKMNEVYSGMLEGNKPCRVTVGATLVDPKYLVEISAIIVK; encoded by the coding sequence ATGGGAAAAGAACTACCATATTCTAAAACATTGATGAATAATAGTATTGGATTTGTTTCAGGGCAGTTGGCAATCGACAGCGAGGATGAATTAGTTGGGAATGACATTTCTTCACAGACAAAAGCTGCATTGAATAACCTGTTCGCTGCGGTAGAACAAATGGGAGCAGCAAAATCGGATATTATGTTTGTAAATGTATATTTGCAGGACATAGTATCCGATTTTGAAAAGATGAACGAAGTATACTCTGGAATGCTTGAGGGGAATAAACCATGTAGAGTCACAGTAGGCGCAACGTTAGTTGATCCGAAGTATTTAGTGGAAATTTCAGCAATAATTGTGAAATGA
- a CDS encoding L-serine ammonia-lyase, iron-sulfur-dependent, subunit alpha, producing MNVKNYPDFFNNVFGPIMQPGSSTHTAGPARMGYMCNSLLGEEDEVSEILAIMDPDGSFCGTFGMMTEDLGILTGALGHLPDWEFLFEAKEVCEEKGVKFNFSFSDMKESTHPNAIKFVLKGKSGRVVSLVANSTGGGMIETVIVNDYPFHSIGESFVICVFDKEDKLEGSELERSMIEKFDIYAHDISRAESKGKMLWFRTSYNPDKKEIKNVVGDLEFSVMYPVLPVVTRREKKEQLFNTVEGMRKLAESQNKRMSEIAIEYEMNSSCWSREDVIEYMEKTVAATMHRRTHAIYEEEMESFYRPYLTDYYKMYEEFRVNKGNDLLAGPTIGLAYKYLLGGKPFVPGLLYVPGPQGSGGGYVYAALSAVKEIHGYSNEDLLRGLFVAAAVGSTAYSNCDPTAEAIGCAGDAGMVCSFIAAGLTEMMGGTPKQVEWACSLALQSFIGIVCDYFPGGDENPCQSRMFVAVGMGIVFSELATVGINPVIPFHEVVDTAASVGSKIPSDLRCTARGGLCLTPTALKLKNLNQIALEELEKSKNK from the coding sequence ATGAACGTAAAAAATTATCCGGATTTTTTCAACAATGTATTTGGACCAATTATGCAGCCTGGTTCTAGTACGCATACTGCTGGACCAGCTAGAATGGGTTACATGTGTAATTCGTTGTTAGGTGAGGAAGATGAAGTGAGTGAGATTCTCGCTATTATGGATCCAGATGGATCTTTTTGTGGAACGTTTGGTATGATGACTGAAGATTTGGGAATATTGACAGGAGCTTTGGGTCATTTGCCAGATTGGGAGTTTTTATTTGAAGCAAAAGAGGTTTGTGAAGAAAAAGGTGTCAAATTCAATTTTAGTTTTAGTGACATGAAAGAAAGTACTCATCCAAATGCTATTAAATTTGTTTTAAAGGGAAAAAGCGGCAGAGTAGTATCGTTAGTTGCAAATTCAACAGGTGGGGGTATGATTGAAACGGTTATTGTAAATGATTATCCCTTCCATTCAATTGGTGAGTCTTTTGTAATTTGTGTGTTTGACAAAGAAGACAAACTAGAGGGTAGTGAACTAGAAAGATCAATGATTGAGAAATTCGATATATATGCTCATGATATTTCAAGAGCAGAAAGTAAAGGGAAGATGCTTTGGTTCCGTACATCTTATAATCCAGATAAGAAGGAAATTAAGAATGTTGTTGGTGATCTAGAGTTTTCGGTGATGTATCCAGTATTGCCGGTAGTGACAAGACGTGAGAAGAAAGAACAATTATTCAATACTGTAGAAGGCATGCGAAAGCTCGCTGAGTCTCAAAATAAAAGGATGTCGGAGATTGCTATTGAATACGAAATGAATTCTTCTTGCTGGAGTCGGGAAGACGTTATTGAATACATGGAGAAAACGGTTGCTGCAACAATGCATCGAAGAACGCATGCAATTTATGAGGAGGAGATGGAATCCTTTTATCGCCCTTATCTAACGGACTACTATAAAATGTACGAAGAATTTAGAGTGAATAAAGGGAATGACCTTTTAGCGGGACCAACGATTGGATTGGCTTACAAGTATTTGCTAGGAGGTAAGCCGTTTGTCCCGGGATTGCTTTACGTACCAGGACCACAAGGTTCAGGAGGTGGGTATGTATATGCGGCTTTATCAGCAGTTAAAGAAATTCATGGTTATTCTAATGAAGATCTACTAAGAGGTTTATTTGTTGCTGCAGCAGTAGGTTCCACTGCATATTCTAATTGCGATCCAACTGCTGAGGCAATTGGATGTGCAGGTGATGCAGGAATGGTTTGCTCCTTCATTGCGGCGGGATTAACTGAAATGATGGGTGGAACACCAAAACAAGTAGAATGGGCTTGCTCGTTAGCCTTACAGTCATTTATTGGTATTGTATGTGATTATTTTCCGGGTGGAGATGAGAACCCATGCCAATCAAGAATGTTTGTGGCTGTAGGGATGGGGATCGTATTTTCAGAGTTAGCTACTGTCGGTATCAATCCTGTGATTCCATTTCATGAAGTAGTGGATACTGCAGCATCTGTCGGTAGCAAGATACCTAGTGATCTTAGATGTACAGCTCGTGGTGGATTGTGCTTAACACCAACAGCACTTAAATTAAAAAATCTAAATCAAATTGCTTTAGAAGAACTTGAAAAAAGCAAGAATAAATAG
- the thrB gene encoding homoserine kinase: MFEVNVPYTTANLGPGFDCIGLALSAEARISVEWQEAGVTFHGCAKKYKNDNHLLLRAYRLGMETIGLPLRGLILDFLSMPPIARGLGSSAVCIVAGLMIAKEAAKEAGKEMDMEMMVGLATKMEGHPDNVAPALMGGCILSLMAEAQIVLQPIAVHESIGLMALIPPFELSTKISRGAIPEQVQHKQAVYNVGRGMLLTQALASGEMDKLAMALEDRLHEPYRFPLIKGAEEIREKMDELGAVRTVISGAGPTLLVVFEKNTGFEEKAEKWMQQAYEPWDVFPWTVQQHGAWVKNERK, encoded by the coding sequence ATGTTTGAGGTTAATGTTCCTTATACCACAGCTAATCTGGGTCCCGGTTTTGATTGTATTGGGCTCGCCCTTTCCGCTGAAGCACGGATTTCGGTAGAATGGCAAGAGGCAGGGGTCACATTTCACGGATGTGCTAAAAAATATAAAAATGACAATCATCTTTTATTGAGAGCCTATCGGCTGGGGATGGAAACCATCGGTTTGCCTCTCAGAGGACTGATCTTGGATTTTTTGTCCATGCCACCCATTGCGCGTGGTCTTGGTAGCTCGGCAGTCTGCATTGTTGCAGGATTGATGATTGCAAAGGAAGCGGCGAAAGAAGCGGGCAAAGAAATGGATATGGAAATGATGGTAGGCCTAGCCACCAAAATGGAAGGCCACCCCGACAATGTGGCACCTGCTTTGATGGGTGGTTGTATCTTAAGCTTGATGGCAGAAGCACAAATTGTGCTTCAACCAATTGCAGTTCATGAGAGTATTGGTCTGATGGCCTTGATACCTCCCTTTGAATTGTCGACTAAAATATCTAGGGGAGCCATCCCGGAACAAGTGCAACACAAGCAGGCGGTCTACAATGTGGGGCGGGGGATGCTTTTGACTCAGGCCTTGGCTTCTGGTGAGATGGACAAATTAGCCATGGCTCTTGAGGATCGATTGCATGAACCATACCGCTTTCCTTTAATCAAAGGAGCGGAAGAAATCAGAGAAAAGATGGATGAGCTTGGTGCCGTACGAACCGTAATCAGCGGTGCTGGTCCAACTCTCTTGGTCGTGTTTGAAAAGAATACGGGTTTTGAAGAGAAAGCAGAAAAGTGGATGCAGCAAGCATATGAGCCGTGGGACGTCTTTCCATGGACCGTGCAACAGCATGGCGCGTGGGTGAAAAATGAAAGAAAGTAA
- the rocR_1 gene encoding arginine utilization transcriptional regulator RocR — protein MDSKELVSFFSLIKSKERTNVFDNLLIINDSYKAIKLSGPRFYKFFYGLKYLDVDSIRKYFSQELAEYVGKVTILQRDDGEELQVFGCKFDDCFVFLAEEVFREAYVSTQVRDLILESIPKGIIAIDKESKIVLYNNAYSKLDELSKRRVLNKYLKDVYCLGDDGSTLKHVMDTKQPMLAYRQEYSTIDKKICDVVKDTYPLVDNGEIIGAFSFVNEFEYASSWSKRILLQNNSDSINEGKPDRKFKTKDTKVLRVYKLAKEIPSNQNVCVYGEMGTQKDLLIDTLTKKTKQLKNQVYTIDLEECPLEIVEKLLFGFEIIKNEKKVIEHGVLDEAKNGTLILYNIHVLPMKIQKKLYMFMKYQTYYRMGASKKTMSNVRIIYSTIVNPITMVEENKLLPKLIYQGFSYILHIPPLRERLGDIIEICNYCLKKSNEKNSIKVKGFDESFIRAIQKYNWPGNDDELNHVLDSVFPIVLSGTYIQAEFLPQYILERIEFEDENTKGGINMEQSLKSALCETEQLMIKHALQLSGGNISKAAELLGIKRQNLQYRIKKVNGSREA, from the coding sequence ATGGACAGCAAGGAATTGGTAAGTTTTTTTTCGTTAATTAAAAGTAAAGAAAGAACAAATGTGTTTGACAATTTATTAATTATTAATGATTCATATAAGGCTATTAAATTAAGCGGTCCAAGGTTTTATAAGTTTTTCTACGGGTTAAAATATCTTGACGTGGATAGTATCAGGAAGTATTTTTCCCAAGAATTAGCTGAATATGTTGGAAAAGTAACGATATTGCAAAGAGATGATGGGGAAGAACTACAGGTTTTTGGATGTAAGTTCGATGATTGTTTTGTTTTTTTAGCTGAAGAAGTATTTCGAGAAGCTTATGTTTCAACTCAAGTTAGGGATTTGATTTTAGAATCAATACCAAAAGGTATTATTGCAATCGATAAAGAGTCAAAAATTGTATTATATAATAATGCATACTCCAAACTAGATGAATTGAGTAAGAGAAGAGTACTTAATAAATATTTGAAAGATGTTTATTGTTTAGGAGATGATGGCAGTACGCTAAAGCATGTTATGGATACTAAACAACCAATGCTTGCTTATCGTCAAGAGTATAGCACGATTGATAAAAAAATATGTGATGTAGTTAAAGATACTTATCCGTTGGTTGATAATGGAGAAATAATCGGTGCTTTTTCATTTGTAAACGAGTTTGAATATGCCAGTAGTTGGTCGAAACGCATACTGTTGCAGAATAATAGTGACTCTATAAATGAAGGTAAACCTGATAGAAAGTTTAAGACAAAAGATACTAAAGTTTTAAGAGTGTATAAGCTTGCAAAAGAGATACCTAGTAATCAGAATGTGTGTGTGTATGGTGAGATGGGGACACAAAAGGATTTGTTGATCGATACGCTAACAAAGAAAACAAAGCAACTTAAAAATCAAGTGTATACAATTGATTTAGAAGAATGTCCACTAGAAATTGTAGAAAAGTTATTATTTGGTTTTGAGATAATAAAAAATGAAAAAAAAGTGATTGAACATGGCGTTTTAGACGAAGCGAAAAATGGAACGCTGATCCTGTATAATATTCATGTTTTACCAATGAAAATACAGAAAAAGCTTTATATGTTTATGAAATATCAAACCTATTACCGCATGGGTGCAAGCAAAAAGACGATGTCAAATGTGCGTATTATTTACTCCACAATTGTGAACCCTATAACCATGGTAGAAGAAAATAAGCTATTGCCTAAGCTTATTTATCAAGGATTTTCGTATATTTTGCATATACCGCCATTAAGAGAACGTCTTGGAGATATTATTGAAATTTGTAATTATTGTCTTAAGAAAAGTAATGAGAAAAATTCTATTAAAGTGAAAGGGTTTGATGAGTCATTCATAAGGGCAATTCAGAAGTACAATTGGCCGGGAAATGACGATGAATTGAATCATGTACTTGATTCTGTGTTTCCTATAGTTCTATCGGGAACTTATATTCAAGCAGAATTTCTTCCACAATATATTTTGGAACGCATAGAATTTGAGGATGAAAATACAAAGGGTGGAATAAATATGGAACAATCTTTAAAATCTGCACTTTGTGAAACAGAACAATTAATGATAAAGCACGCTTTACAATTATCAGGCGGGAACATTTCTAAAGCGGCTGAACTGCTAGGTATTAAGAGACAAAATTTGCAATATAGAATTAAAAAAGTGAATGGTAGTCGTGAGGCATAA
- the nhaC_3 gene encoding Na+/H+ antiporter NhaC — MKKQMGKRAPSKIEAFSTMLILLASVGFGAMKGLSAIPFLMISTVWVCLIGLRCGYSWNELEEGMVEKAKTLAGTTYILITIGFIIGTWMFSGTIPVMVYYLLNIINPSFIIVLSFIISAVVAAIIGTSWGTAGTVGVVMISLANAQGVSMPMVAGAVVSGVHIGQILSPMSDMSNLATTEGNTDVMSVIRRCMRYAAPTILFCIVVYTLFGFTGSAGVSSLEQVSGIKNQIAEYFNTSPLVLLPLVLLVFLSIKKIAVLPTMILSGLTAVMIGMIMNNFDLSFAINTMYRGFNISTIATAEVSPILQSLTNRGGMMMMSGAIVMMFTALAFAGAIIKIGALQVIVETLFSKIKSKGGLALATVSTGLVTALATSDSYMTLILPCDLMKKKYNDSGYASINVAAVSQSVGALIMGIIPWTSTAIYMSQVTGVPVLKYAPFAFFLWVTPIFAVLVSMLPNGFVKLTDEVVENNEAAGL, encoded by the coding sequence ATGAAGAAACAGATGGGAAAACGAGCGCCAAGTAAAATTGAAGCCTTTTCAACAATGCTAATATTACTAGCTTCAGTTGGTTTTGGAGCAATGAAGGGATTAAGTGCGATACCGTTTTTAATGATTTCTACAGTTTGGGTATGTCTAATTGGGCTAAGATGCGGATACTCTTGGAATGAATTAGAAGAGGGAATGGTAGAAAAAGCAAAGACTCTTGCTGGAACAACGTATATATTGATAACAATTGGTTTTATTATTGGAACATGGATGTTTTCAGGAACAATACCAGTCATGGTATATTATTTGCTAAACATTATTAATCCTTCATTCATTATTGTTTTATCATTTATTATTAGTGCAGTTGTTGCAGCAATTATTGGGACTTCATGGGGGACTGCAGGTACAGTGGGTGTTGTAATGATCAGTTTAGCGAATGCTCAAGGTGTATCAATGCCTATGGTTGCAGGTGCGGTTGTATCGGGCGTTCATATTGGCCAAATTTTATCACCGATGTCAGATATGTCAAACTTGGCAACAACAGAAGGAAATACGGATGTAATGTCTGTTATAAGAAGATGTATGAGATATGCGGCACCAACAATACTATTTTGTATTGTTGTCTATACGCTTTTCGGATTTACTGGTAGTGCAGGTGTATCATCGTTAGAGCAGGTAAGTGGAATTAAAAATCAAATCGCTGAGTATTTCAATACAAGTCCATTAGTTTTATTGCCATTAGTGCTACTTGTTTTCTTGAGTATTAAAAAGATTGCCGTTTTACCTACAATGATTCTTTCTGGATTGACAGCAGTGATGATTGGCATGATAATGAATAATTTTGATCTCTCATTTGCGATTAATACGATGTATAGAGGATTTAATATTTCAACGATAGCTACAGCAGAGGTGTCACCAATCCTTCAATCTTTAACAAATCGTGGTGGGATGATGATGATGTCTGGCGCAATTGTAATGATGTTTACGGCATTGGCTTTTGCTGGGGCAATTATTAAGATTGGTGCACTTCAAGTTATTGTGGAAACGTTATTTTCGAAGATCAAATCAAAAGGCGGCCTGGCACTTGCTACAGTTTCAACAGGATTGGTAACAGCTCTAGCAACTAGTGATTCATATATGACACTGATACTACCATGTGATCTGATGAAGAAGAAGTATAACGATAGTGGATATGCATCTATAAATGTTGCGGCCGTGTCTCAATCAGTAGGGGCTTTAATCATGGGTATTATTCCATGGACAAGTACTGCTATCTACATGTCACAAGTGACGGGTGTTCCGGTATTAAAATATGCACCATTTGCATTTTTCTTATGGGTAACCCCGATCTTTGCGGTCTTGGTTTCAATGTTGCCAAATGGTTTTGTGAAATTAACAGATGAGGTAGTCGAAAATAATGAGGCAGCAGGTTTATAA